In Ferroplasma sp., a single window of DNA contains:
- a CDS encoding BadF/BadG/BcrA/BcrD ATPase family protein: protein MADKRYILAVDGGATKTASIAYDLVSEKVVGSGISGPSNLTSAGVKIASDNIKKACMGSLEMAEVGFEDIYGGIFGIAGVGDSISLTETGRNIVRNITGRDDFTVLNDGVGAYYLANLGEDGIVFAGGTGSVLFYQKNNELKRKGGWNWFIGDDGSASWMAKSGLNIGTMEYDKIYPDGVLMRSAEEYFNMEFHELIPHLEQNQNKALIAGFSRRVSSIAESGYANAINILHTSATYVSNAIKSAQMEIGSKNISLVGGTYMAGDVYISMIEKQLLTKPKVFFGYQVAVGSLLYLMNQNGIKISSNIRDRILRQFEDTGVREKYIKILDSF, encoded by the coding sequence ATGGCAGATAAAAGATATATTCTGGCTGTTGATGGCGGCGCAACAAAAACTGCCTCCATAGCTTATGACCTGGTTTCTGAAAAAGTTGTGGGCAGTGGTATCTCAGGTCCTTCAAACCTTACCAGCGCAGGGGTGAAAATTGCATCAGATAATATAAAGAAGGCATGCATGGGATCACTGGAAATGGCGGAAGTCGGGTTTGAGGACATTTATGGTGGCATATTTGGCATTGCAGGAGTTGGTGATTCCATATCCTTAACTGAAACTGGTAGGAATATAGTAAGGAATATTACCGGCAGGGATGATTTCACTGTTCTAAACGACGGCGTAGGTGCATATTACCTCGCCAATCTTGGTGAAGATGGCATAGTATTCGCAGGGGGAACAGGCAGCGTTTTATTTTACCAGAAGAATAATGAGTTAAAAAGGAAGGGCGGATGGAACTGGTTCATTGGTGATGATGGTTCGGCATCATGGATGGCAAAGTCTGGGCTGAACATAGGGACAATGGAATACGATAAAATATATCCCGATGGAGTTCTCATGAGGTCTGCAGAGGAATATTTCAATATGGAATTTCACGAGTTAATACCGCATCTGGAACAGAACCAGAATAAAGCACTTATTGCAGGATTCTCAAGAAGAGTTTCAAGTATAGCCGAATCAGGGTACGCAAATGCCATTAATATATTGCATACCTCGGCAACATATGTATCAAATGCCATAAAATCAGCACAGATGGAAATAGGTTCTAAAAATATATCACTGGTAGGCGGAACCTACATGGCAGGTGATGTATATATATCAATGATTGAGAAGCAACTACTAACTAAACCGAAGGTTTTTTTTGGCTACCAGGTTGCTGTGGGGTCACTGCTTTATCTCATGAACCAAAATGGTATTAAGATCTCCTCTAATATTAGGGATAGGATCTTAAGGCAGTTTGAGGATACTGGGGTACGTGAAAAATATATTAAAATACTCGATTCATTCTAA
- a CDS encoding MMPL family transporter produces MDLSSKITKHRILVIAVWAIVIIALFPAFTGYSHFISYSTSSNAPSHSESEIAQGILDKKIPDNSSLIIVLQGNNPAALNSSTFATTVLSFQGNLSGLHLRNYSASDSVYSAYASFIDKSINSSNRLYINQTLDHYNGNATEASEYLNSTGYNITPAMILSVHSGYNPGLYYVTHYGTSGVPSFIYSEYSAKNITLVYLSFSVRAGKDVSSGKTASEIAFPAVNSLAKKDFGNAITTGNGAIAYETSQETAKAGFAFGLIFIFLAIAVLFAALSWKSSILVFIFSGIALLLGYVSEYITGLIFHHVSYIVNYTLTAVILGISADYLLFIISRYRDELRQGHGSEESLQTAIRKSGKSIVISGLTVAFSLFTFYFIPGFHSWGTTLFFAVIFTILLETVLLPAVISLFGKKLFMKLGMKPINPETRARSRFYRIADVSVKRKFMVIAVVLILGSLGIYSFFAVPTTYNFNTGLPQNLEAVKGLNAIDNSFGDSELYPVYVITDIQGMNNVNSTLHRDAEYLTSLNGVGDVIGPDANGKTVTNSTDISQYSIGSKYAYYTVYTDYSPYTDHAINLVKKIRSNSEFIVGGITSTVIDEKKQNNAIYGELELLIATVIAVIIGISFRSWKYPLISLTGVFFSVSWTTALLYFLSKYVLHEALIYLIPIILFIILFSLGSDYTVFIISRIREESATNERDAAIKNGIASSGKVVSALGIILAVSLGSLSLIPVAFLEQLGIAFIISLLIDTFIIRTVYFPAMISALFPHSKKS; encoded by the coding sequence ATGGATTTATCCAGTAAGATAACAAAACATAGAATACTTGTAATTGCTGTGTGGGCCATTGTCATAATTGCCTTATTTCCTGCATTTACAGGATATTCACACTTTATAAGCTATTCCACATCATCAAATGCGCCGTCCCATTCAGAGTCAGAAATAGCACAGGGGATTCTTGATAAAAAAATTCCTGACAATTCAAGCCTGATTATAGTGTTACAGGGAAACAATCCTGCTGCCCTGAATAGCTCAACATTTGCTACCACTGTCCTTTCATTCCAGGGCAATCTTTCAGGACTCCATTTAAGGAATTATTCTGCCTCAGATTCTGTCTACAGTGCATACGCTTCATTTATAGATAAAAGCATTAATTCCAGTAATAGACTGTATATTAACCAGACCCTGGATCATTATAATGGGAATGCCACAGAGGCATCAGAATACCTTAATTCTACCGGCTATAATATAACACCTGCCATGATATTATCTGTTCATTCTGGCTATAATCCGGGATTATATTATGTTACCCATTACGGCACATCAGGCGTGCCATCATTCATTTACTCTGAATATTCTGCCAAAAATATAACGCTGGTATACCTTTCATTCAGTGTAAGGGCTGGCAAGGATGTTAGCAGTGGAAAGACTGCGTCAGAAATTGCATTTCCAGCCGTGAACTCTCTGGCGAAGAAGGATTTTGGCAATGCCATTACAACAGGAAACGGTGCTATTGCATATGAAACCTCCCAGGAGACAGCAAAGGCAGGTTTTGCATTCGGGCTTATTTTCATATTCCTTGCAATAGCGGTATTATTTGCAGCCCTTTCATGGAAGTCGTCAATACTGGTTTTTATATTCTCGGGTATAGCACTTCTATTGGGTTATGTTTCAGAATATATTACCGGATTAATATTCCACCATGTAAGCTATATAGTTAATTATACCCTAACTGCCGTGATTCTGGGTATTTCAGCCGATTACCTTCTATTTATAATATCAAGATACCGTGACGAGCTCAGGCAGGGGCATGGCAGTGAGGAATCACTTCAAACTGCCATAAGAAAATCAGGCAAATCCATAGTTATAAGCGGCCTGACTGTAGCCTTCAGCCTTTTCACCTTTTACTTTATACCGGGATTCCACTCATGGGGTACAACCCTATTCTTTGCAGTGATATTTACGATTTTATTAGAAACAGTACTTCTACCTGCGGTTATATCCCTATTCGGCAAAAAATTATTCATGAAACTCGGAATGAAGCCCATAAATCCTGAGACACGTGCCAGATCGAGGTTTTACAGGATAGCAGATGTTTCCGTAAAAAGAAAATTTATGGTTATAGCCGTAGTTCTGATTCTGGGGTCCCTGGGCATATACTCATTCTTTGCTGTTCCAACAACATATAACTTCAACACCGGGCTGCCACAAAATCTTGAAGCCGTAAAGGGATTAAATGCAATAGATAACAGCTTTGGCGACAGCGAACTTTATCCAGTATATGTTATAACAGATATTCAGGGCATGAATAACGTGAACAGTACACTTCATAGGGATGCTGAATATTTAACATCACTGAATGGAGTTGGGGATGTCATAGGTCCTGACGCAAATGGAAAAACTGTAACGAACAGTACAGATATCAGCCAGTATTCCATTGGAAGCAAATATGCATACTATACTGTCTATACAGATTATTCACCGTACACCGATCATGCAATTAACCTCGTCAAAAAGATAAGAAGCAATTCAGAATTTATAGTCGGGGGAATAACATCCACAGTTATAGATGAGAAAAAACAGAATAATGCCATTTATGGAGAACTGGAATTATTAATAGCAACGGTAATAGCTGTCATAATAGGGATATCATTCAGGTCATGGAAGTATCCATTAATATCACTGACAGGTGTTTTCTTCAGTGTATCCTGGACAACAGCGCTGCTCTATTTCCTCTCGAAATATGTACTGCATGAGGCATTAATCTACCTGATTCCCATAATACTGTTTATAATATTATTCTCCCTGGGCAGCGATTATACAGTGTTTATCATATCCAGGATAAGGGAGGAATCAGCCACCAATGAACGGGATGCAGCAATAAAGAACGGAATTGCCTCCTCAGGAAAGGTTGTGTCAGCCCTGGGCATTATACTTGCAGTATCCCTTGGATCGCTTAGCCTTATACCTGTGGCCTTTCTGGAGCAGCTGGGAATAGCGTTCATAATCTCCCTGCTAATAGACACATTTATAATAAGAACTGTCTATTTTCCGGCGATGATTTCGGCTCTATTCCCTCATTCGAAGAAATCGTAA
- a CDS encoding SIS domain-containing protein, whose amino-acid sequence MDNWNYKETEMYKEIMEEPESIIKTVDSIQKSLNVAGEALKKADFVFLVGNGTSYHAGRIMAQHLVLCGEPAMAVRASEFYCYASKWDRNVLAIMISQSGDNVDIIRATDLAISSGFNTLAVTNTMGSYIDRKCGISLITAAGEEKSLAATKSHIAQIAALYALSERVFKNESIDTIKNKLTLISSHIENILSIGENLNNLYSRLLSKVIFLGDGYLYSVAKEGALKFEETAGIPTEAYPLAEYLHGPIHILSSTHTVIIMGQQDTGTYKRVYDEISKITKNIISIGPNEKSDIKIPGESGPLSSLLYLPVIQLMANWKTVSSGMDPDHPERLKKIVK is encoded by the coding sequence ATGGACAACTGGAATTATAAAGAAACAGAGATGTATAAAGAAATTATGGAGGAGCCTGAGTCTATAATAAAAACTGTGGACTCTATCCAGAAATCCCTGAACGTAGCAGGCGAGGCATTGAAGAAGGCAGATTTTGTCTTTCTGGTTGGCAATGGCACAAGCTATCATGCAGGGCGAATAATGGCCCAGCATCTTGTATTATGTGGAGAACCGGCCATGGCCGTCAGGGCATCTGAATTTTATTGTTATGCCTCCAAATGGGATAGAAATGTGCTGGCAATTATGATAAGCCAGTCTGGAGATAATGTTGATATAATAAGGGCTACTGATCTTGCTATTTCCAGCGGATTTAATACACTGGCTGTCACAAACACTATGGGGAGCTATATTGACAGGAAATGTGGGATTTCGCTTATAACGGCAGCAGGAGAGGAGAAATCCCTTGCAGCCACCAAGAGCCATATAGCGCAGATAGCCGCACTCTATGCTCTTTCTGAACGTGTCTTTAAAAATGAAAGTATTGATACAATAAAAAATAAGCTAACTTTAATTTCGAGCCATATAGAAAATATATTGTCTATCGGGGAGAATTTAAACAACCTCTATTCAAGGCTTTTATCAAAGGTTATATTTCTTGGGGACGGGTACCTGTATTCAGTGGCAAAGGAAGGTGCATTAAAATTTGAAGAAACGGCTGGAATTCCCACAGAGGCATATCCACTTGCTGAATATCTCCATGGTCCAATACATATACTTTCCAGTACCCATACAGTTATAATAATGGGGCAGCAGGATACAGGTACATATAAGAGGGTATATGATGAAATTTCTAAAATTACTAAAAATATCATATCCATAGGGCCCAATGAAAAATCTGATATAAAAATACCCGGTGAAAGTGGTCCATTAAGTTCGCTTCTTTACCTGCCTGTTATACAGCTTATGGCAAACTGGAAGACTGTTAGTTCCGGGATGGACCCTGACCATCCTGAGAGATTGAAAAAGATCGTAAAATGA